One stretch of Vogesella indigofera DNA includes these proteins:
- the tldD gene encoding metalloprotease TldD has protein sequence MSNAISIADSLLLAPYGVNEQVIEATLGRMLQHQVDYADLYFQYTRSEGWSLEEGIVKAGSFSIDQGVGVRAVSGDKTAFAYSDDISAFALGEAADAVRAIGAVGGHGNAGAVALRRGSGLYPAIDPVGSLPAEAKVSILERIERLARAIDPRVIQVMAGLAAEYDVVYVARHDGVRAADVRPLVRISVTVIAEQDGRREMGSSGGGGRYDLTQFTDAVIEHHAQKAVQQALVNLEARPAPAGQMTVVLGSGWPGVLLHEAIGHGLEGDFNRKGTSAFSGMIGQRVAAAGVTVVDDGTLSARRGSLSIDDEGNATNRTVLIEDGILKGYMQDAMNSRLMGVAPTGNGRRESYAHIPMPRMTNTYMLAGNKAPEEIIASVKDGIYAANFGGGQVDITSGKFVFSASEAWRIENGKLTYPVKGATLIGNGPDVLGYVSMIGNDLALDEGVGVCGKEGQSVPVGVGQPTLRIDGGLTVGGTA, from the coding sequence ATGAGCAACGCCATTTCCATCGCAGACAGCCTGCTGCTGGCGCCGTACGGCGTCAACGAACAGGTGATCGAGGCCACCCTCGGCCGCATGCTGCAGCATCAGGTCGACTATGCCGACCTGTATTTCCAGTACACGCGCAGCGAAGGCTGGAGCCTGGAAGAGGGCATCGTCAAGGCCGGCAGCTTCAGCATCGACCAGGGTGTCGGCGTGCGTGCGGTGTCCGGTGACAAGACCGCGTTTGCCTACTCCGACGACATCAGCGCCTTTGCGCTGGGCGAGGCCGCCGATGCGGTGCGCGCCATCGGCGCCGTCGGCGGCCACGGCAATGCCGGCGCGGTGGCACTGCGTCGCGGCAGCGGCCTGTATCCGGCGATCGACCCGGTCGGCAGCCTGCCGGCAGAGGCCAAGGTGTCGATCCTGGAGCGCATCGAGCGGCTGGCGCGCGCCATCGACCCGCGCGTGATCCAGGTGATGGCCGGCTTGGCCGCAGAGTACGACGTAGTCTACGTCGCGCGTCATGACGGCGTGCGCGCCGCCGACGTGCGGCCGCTGGTGCGCATCTCGGTGACGGTGATCGCCGAGCAGGACGGCCGTCGCGAGATGGGTAGCAGTGGCGGCGGTGGCCGTTACGACCTGACGCAGTTTACCGACGCGGTGATCGAGCATCACGCGCAGAAGGCGGTGCAACAGGCGCTGGTCAATCTGGAAGCACGGCCGGCCCCGGCCGGACAGATGACGGTGGTGCTCGGCTCCGGCTGGCCGGGGGTGCTGCTGCACGAGGCCATCGGCCACGGTCTGGAGGGCGACTTCAACCGCAAGGGCACCTCGGCGTTCTCCGGCATGATCGGCCAGCGCGTGGCCGCCGCCGGCGTCACCGTGGTCGATGACGGCACGCTGTCGGCACGCCGCGGCTCGCTGTCGATCGACGACGAAGGCAACGCCACCAATCGCACCGTGTTGATCGAGGACGGTATCCTCAAGGGCTATATGCAGGACGCGATGAACTCGCGGCTGATGGGGGTGGCGCCGACCGGTAACGGCCGCCGCGAATCCTACGCCCACATCCCGATGCCGCGGATGACCAATACCTACATGCTGGCTGGCAACAAGGCGCCGGAAGAGATCATCGCCTCGGTCAAGGACGGCATCTATGCGGCCAACTTCGGCGGTGGTCAGGTCGACATCACTAGCGGCAAGTTCGTGTTCTCCGCCTCCGAGGCGTGGCGCATCGAGAACGGCAAGCTGACCTATCCGGTGAAGGGCGCCACCCTGATCGGCAACGGCCCGGACGTGCTCGGCTACGTGTCGATGATCGGCAACGATCTGGCGCTGGACGAGGGCGTTGGTGTCTGCGGCAAGGAAGGCCAGAGCGTGCCGGTTGGCGTCGGCCAGCCGACGCTGCGTATCGACGGCGGCCTCACCGTCGGCGGCACCGCCTGA
- a CDS encoding formate/nitrite transporter family protein codes for MALYGFDAFSPAQIAEKIEQVGVSKARLPLLQMVLLGMLAGAFISLGALYFVLVASDNTLGFAASRVLGGVVFSLGLLLVVVAGAELFTGNNLLMMAWADGRISSHALLRNWVVVCAANFAGAAGMALLVWLSGHPAMNNGRVAALVVTLAGAKCAAPLAALFWKGVLCNILVCLAVWMAMAGRSVTDKFIAVVFPISAFVAAGFEHSIANMYLIPLAMLLQDSVPPALVSPALGVAGLLRNLAAVIAGNILGGSVLVALVYHLIYRRDQPPPAA; via the coding sequence ATGGCGCTGTACGGTTTTGACGCCTTCTCGCCGGCACAGATCGCCGAGAAGATCGAGCAGGTCGGCGTCAGCAAGGCGCGGCTGCCGCTGCTGCAGATGGTGCTGCTGGGCATGCTGGCCGGCGCCTTCATCTCGCTGGGCGCGCTGTATTTCGTGCTGGTCGCGAGCGACAACACGCTGGGCTTTGCCGCCAGCCGCGTGCTGGGCGGCGTGGTGTTTTCCTTGGGGCTGCTGCTGGTGGTGGTGGCCGGTGCCGAGCTGTTCACCGGCAACAACCTGCTGATGATGGCCTGGGCCGATGGCCGCATCAGCAGCCACGCGCTGCTGCGCAACTGGGTGGTGGTGTGTGCGGCCAACTTTGCCGGCGCCGCCGGCATGGCGCTGCTGGTGTGGCTGTCCGGCCACCCGGCGATGAACAATGGCCGCGTGGCGGCGCTGGTGGTGACGCTGGCCGGCGCCAAGTGTGCGGCGCCGTTGGCTGCACTGTTCTGGAAGGGGGTGCTGTGCAATATCCTGGTGTGCCTGGCGGTATGGATGGCGATGGCCGGGCGCAGCGTCACCGACAAGTTCATTGCCGTCGTGTTCCCGATTTCGGCCTTTGTTGCCGCCGGCTTCGAGCACAGCATCGCCAATATGTATCTGATCCCGCTGGCGATGCTGTTGCAGGACAGCGTGCCGCCAGCGCTGGTATCGCCGGCACTGGGCGTGGCCGGCCTCTTGCGCAATCTGGCGGCGGTGATCGCCGGCAACATCCTCGGCGGCAGCGTGCTGGTGGCGCTGGTCTACCACCTGATCTACCGCCGCGACCAGCCGCCGCCGGCAGCGTAG
- a CDS encoding carbon-nitrogen hydrolase family protein, which translates to MKTAFKVAAIQMVSTTQPQQNLDTAARLVAQAAADGAQLVVLPEYFCLMGREEGDKVRLREPFGDGPIQQQLAAMARDNGVWLVGGTLPLACDADNKVLNSLLLFAPDGSVHSRYDKIHLFGFTGNGERYCESDSIVAGSQPLRAETPLADIAFGICYDLRFPELFRQMAPFDLLVLPAAFTAQTGEAHWEVLLRARAIENQCYVLASAQGGSHENGRKTHGQSMVIDPWGRIVAQLDKGEGVVIAEIDPEIIHSVRTRLPALSHRVFS; encoded by the coding sequence ATGAAGACAGCTTTCAAGGTCGCCGCCATCCAGATGGTGTCCACCACCCAGCCGCAACAGAACCTCGACACCGCCGCCCGCCTGGTGGCGCAGGCGGCCGCTGACGGCGCGCAACTGGTGGTGCTGCCGGAGTATTTCTGCCTGATGGGGCGCGAAGAAGGCGACAAGGTGCGCCTCCGCGAGCCGTTTGGTGACGGGCCGATCCAGCAGCAGCTGGCGGCGATGGCGCGCGACAATGGCGTGTGGCTGGTGGGCGGCACGCTGCCGCTGGCCTGTGATGCCGACAACAAGGTGTTGAACAGCCTGCTGCTGTTCGCGCCGGACGGCAGCGTGCACAGCCGCTACGACAAGATCCACCTGTTCGGCTTTACCGGCAACGGCGAGCGCTACTGCGAATCGGACAGCATCGTCGCCGGCAGCCAGCCGCTGCGCGCGGAAACGCCGCTGGCCGACATCGCCTTCGGCATCTGCTACGACCTGCGCTTCCCCGAGCTGTTCCGCCAGATGGCGCCGTTTGACCTGCTGGTGTTGCCGGCGGCGTTCACCGCACAGACCGGCGAGGCGCACTGGGAAGTGCTGCTGCGCGCCCGCGCCATCGAAAACCAGTGCTACGTGCTGGCCTCGGCACAGGGCGGCAGCCACGAGAACGGCCGCAAGACCCATGGCCAGAGCATGGTGATCGACCCGTGGGGGCGCATTGTCGCCCAGCTGGACAAGGGCGAAGGCGTGGTCATCGCCGAGATCGACCCCGAAATCATACACTCGGTGCGCACCCGGCTGCCGGCGCTGTCGCACCGCGTTTTTTCCTGA
- the fdhF gene encoding formate dehydrogenase subunit alpha translates to MPRLILNGQAHDVPAGTLLLDALAAAGSPVPQLCHDARLAPGGGCRLCLVAIDGQPLPQPACATRTEDGMVVHSHTPTLETLRHSNLQLLAERYPTGAVVAHPELPFHALLRQYHIQPGGKVTGNGFHDDSHPYIGVDMDRCIHCQRCVRICDEVQGQFVWAAWARGEQTRIATAHGNSMLADGCVSCGACVDSCPSGALFDKPATTAQQWTRTTCGYCGVGCQMDVASADGRVVAVRPAQHPVNRGHLCLKGRYGFEFNHAADRVTQPMIRQHGEWQPVSWDEALSFVANRLLAIRSQHGPDAIGVLGSARASNEENYLAQKFARVVIGSNNVDCCARVCHTPSAKALKTMLGTGAATNHFDDIEQAATILLCGCNPTENHPVIGARIKQAVRRGARLVVIDPRRTELAAMADLHLAVRPGHNVPLLNAMAATLIEEDLLDHDFIAARVTGYAELADFLRDYTPERVASGCGVAATDIRAAARLYATQGPTMCLHGLGVTEHLQGTEGVMCLINLALLSGNLGKPGSGINPLRGQNNVQGAAHMGCDPVTLTGAQSFADAGERFVAYWGTPRPQSRGLDLLQMMDAARDGGLKALWAMGYDIYLTLANEAATAASLAQLELVIVQDLFLNETARRFGHVFLPAASFLEKDGTFMNADRRVQHICQVVPPPGDALPDWQIICRLAAAMGQPAGFDFADPQAIWDEIRALWPAGAGLSYARLAQESLHWPCPDEQHPGTPVLHGSQFATSQTATLACIPFLPSSEQPDDDYPLLLVTGRVLTHFNAGTMSYRGRNALLRPSDTLDMAPTDAARLGLQQGERVRIHSRYGSAVLPLNISDAQQAGQLFASFHRPDLLLNRLTSGVRDRLVHAPEYKLTAVRVEKATD, encoded by the coding sequence ATGCCTCGCCTGATACTCAACGGCCAAGCCCATGACGTGCCGGCCGGCACGCTGCTGCTGGACGCACTCGCCGCTGCCGGCAGTCCAGTGCCGCAGTTGTGCCACGACGCGCGGCTGGCGCCCGGCGGTGGTTGCCGGCTGTGCCTGGTCGCCATCGACGGCCAGCCGCTGCCCCAGCCCGCCTGCGCCACCCGCACCGAAGACGGCATGGTGGTGCACAGCCATACCCCGACGCTGGAAACGCTGCGCCACAGCAACCTGCAACTGCTGGCAGAGCGCTACCCGACCGGCGCGGTGGTAGCGCATCCGGAACTGCCCTTTCATGCCCTGCTGCGCCAGTACCACATCCAGCCCGGCGGCAAAGTGACCGGCAACGGCTTTCACGACGACAGCCATCCCTATATCGGCGTGGACATGGACCGCTGCATCCACTGCCAGCGCTGCGTGCGTATATGCGACGAGGTGCAGGGCCAGTTCGTGTGGGCGGCGTGGGCGCGCGGCGAGCAGACCCGCATCGCCACCGCGCACGGCAACAGCATGCTGGCCGATGGCTGCGTCAGCTGCGGTGCCTGCGTCGACAGCTGCCCCAGCGGCGCGCTGTTCGACAAACCGGCAACGACCGCGCAGCAATGGACGCGCACCACCTGCGGCTACTGCGGCGTCGGCTGCCAGATGGATGTCGCCAGCGCCGATGGCCGCGTGGTGGCGGTGCGCCCGGCGCAGCACCCGGTGAACCGTGGCCACCTGTGTCTGAAGGGGCGCTACGGCTTCGAATTCAACCACGCCGCCGACCGCGTCACGCAACCGATGATCAGGCAGCACGGCGAGTGGCAGCCGGTGAGTTGGGACGAGGCGCTGAGCTTTGTCGCCAACCGCCTGCTGGCCATCCGCAGCCAACACGGGCCGGACGCCATCGGCGTGCTGGGCTCGGCGCGCGCCAGCAACGAGGAAAACTACCTGGCACAGAAGTTTGCCCGCGTGGTGATCGGCAGTAATAACGTGGACTGCTGCGCCCGCGTCTGCCACACCCCCAGCGCCAAGGCGCTGAAAACCATGCTCGGCACCGGCGCGGCCACCAACCACTTCGACGACATCGAGCAGGCCGCCACGATCCTGCTGTGCGGCTGCAACCCCACCGAGAACCACCCGGTGATCGGCGCCCGCATCAAGCAGGCGGTGCGCCGCGGCGCCCGGCTGGTGGTGATCGACCCCCGCCGCACCGAGCTGGCCGCCATGGCTGACCTCCACCTGGCGGTGCGCCCCGGCCATAACGTGCCGCTGCTCAACGCGATGGCCGCCACGCTGATCGAGGAAGATCTACTGGACCACGACTTCATCGCCGCGCGGGTGACCGGCTACGCCGAGCTGGCCGATTTCCTGCGCGACTACACACCGGAACGGGTCGCCTCCGGCTGCGGTGTGGCCGCCACCGACATCCGCGCCGCGGCACGGCTGTACGCGACACAAGGCCCGACGATGTGCCTGCACGGCCTGGGCGTCACCGAGCATCTGCAGGGTACCGAAGGCGTGATGTGCCTGATCAACCTGGCTCTGCTCAGCGGCAACCTGGGTAAACCCGGCAGCGGCATCAACCCCTTGCGCGGGCAGAACAACGTGCAGGGCGCCGCGCACATGGGCTGCGACCCGGTCACCCTGACTGGCGCGCAATCGTTTGCCGACGCCGGCGAGCGCTTCGTCGCCTACTGGGGCACGCCGCGGCCACAGAGCCGCGGACTGGACCTGCTGCAGATGATGGACGCCGCCCGCGACGGCGGCCTCAAGGCGTTGTGGGCGATGGGCTACGACATCTACCTGACGCTGGCCAACGAGGCCGCCACTGCGGCCTCGCTGGCGCAGCTGGAGCTGGTCATCGTGCAGGACCTGTTCCTCAACGAAACCGCGCGCCGCTTCGGCCACGTGTTCCTGCCGGCAGCCTCCTTCCTGGAAAAGGACGGCACCTTCATGAATGCCGACCGCCGCGTGCAGCACATCTGCCAGGTGGTACCGCCTCCCGGCGACGCGCTGCCAGACTGGCAGATCATCTGCCGCCTGGCCGCCGCCATGGGCCAGCCGGCAGGCTTCGACTTTGCCGATCCGCAAGCCATCTGGGACGAGATCCGCGCCCTGTGGCCGGCCGGGGCCGGCCTGAGCTACGCGCGGCTAGCGCAGGAAAGCCTGCACTGGCCCTGCCCGGATGAACAGCACCCCGGCACGCCGGTGCTGCACGGCTCGCAGTTTGCCACCAGCCAGACCGCCACGCTGGCGTGCATCCCGTTCCTGCCCAGCAGCGAGCAGCCGGATGACGACTATCCTCTGCTGCTGGTCACCGGCCGGGTGCTGACCCACTTCAACGCCGGCACCATGAGCTATCGCGGCCGCAATGCACTGCTGCGGCCGTCGGACACGCTGGACATGGCGCCGACGGACGCCGCGCGACTGGGCCTGCAACAGGGCGAGCGCGTGCGCATTCACAGTCGCTACGGCAGCGCGGTGCTGCCGCTGAACATCAGCGACGCACAGCAAGCGGGGCAGCTGTTTGCCAGCTTCCACCGCCCGGACCTGCTGCTGAACCGGCTGACCTCCGGCGTGCGCGACCGGCTGGTGCACGCCCCGGAGTACAAGCTGACCGCGGTGCGGGTGGAAAAGGCGACGGATTAA